The following is a genomic window from Balneolales bacterium ANBcel1.
TCCCGGTACAGCTCCCCGATGATATTGGACAAGGCGGTTACCGATCTCATCCCCGCAAAACGACGGAACTCTTTCCGGGGATGGCCTGCCAGCCACTGCTCCAGCCACAGGGAACGCTCTTCGGCGGTAAGAATCACTGCGGGGATGCGGCTCTCTTCCAGGCTGTGCAAGGCCAGCTCTTCCATCCACGATTCGAGAGTGCGGATATCCGGTGCAAACCCGCGCCGGTCACGCTGCCATTTTCGGCGAACCTCCCGCTCCATGAGCAGGTTGTTCACCAGAATCAATGATCCGGAACCGGAAGCCTCATCCAGCAAATACCTCCACAGCGCCGATGGATTCCTGTCTATGATTTCCTGTTTGCGCATGTCTCGTTTTTTCAATCTGCCGCTCACGGGCCTCTCCTTCATGGAAACTGCCACTCGCCCCGGTTCCGCACGCAACCGCCGGCACCGCCTGACGCGGTCAGGCTGCCCACAGATTAGCAAAAACGGTGATCAGATAAAATGATGAATTGAAAAGATGGCTTTTGGGGAGCGTTCCAGTACCTTAATTTGTTACGATTCATGCCTGCCGCGGCACCGTTTTTCCGTTGCCGGGACAGCCCGACGGTGGATGCTTCCGTTTTTTTTCCGCCGGGAAACGTTGTCCGTACACCAATCACCCACTCTGATAACCGATATATCGTTATGCCCGACCCTGTTAAAAAGGATGAAGTTGTCGCACTGCTCGAGGAAATCGGTACGCTCATGCGCCTCTCCGGCGAAAATGAGTTCCGCGCCATGGCGTTCGACCGCGCCGCCCGTTCCATAGAAAACATGGACGATGACATCAATCTACTTATTGAGGAGCATCGTCTTACAGACTTAAAAGGCGTAGGGAAGTCCATAGCAGATGACATTTATGCGTTTGCGGAAATCGGGCAGGTACCGGTGCGGGAAAAGCTTCGCAAGCAGGTGCCGCAGGGCCTTTTTCGGTGGCTGGATATCTCAGGTATGGGTCCCAAGAAAATCTACAAGATCCACAAGGAGCTGGGCATTACCGAATTGTCGGAGTTGAAAGAGCGCTGCGAGGACGGGTCGGTGGCCGCCTTGCCGGGCATGGGAAAAAAATCCGCCGAGAAGATCCTCACATCGATCGACTGGATGGAGCAGTTTGCCGAGCGCTGCCGGATAGATGAAGCGGCGGTGATTGCCGAAAGTTTTCTTGAGAATTTGAAACACGCCGACGGGGTGGAGCAGATCTCCATAGCGGGATCCCTCAGGCGGGCGGGCGAAACCATAGGCGACATCGACATCCTCGTCGCCGCCGGGGAAGACGCCTCAGAGCGGATCATGGAACAATTTGTAACGGACGAGCGGGTGGTCGAGGTACTGGGACACGGTTCCACGAAAAGCTCGGTGCGCACACGGGAAGGCCGCCAGGTGGACCTGCGCATTGTCGCACCCGCACATTTCGCCCCCGCGCTGATGTATTTTACCGGCAGCAAAGAGCATAACGTGGCTATGCGCCGGCGCGCCCGCGAACGAGACCTGCAGCTCAATGAGTATGGCCTGTTCCATCAGAATTCGGAAAAACAGGCCGACTTTGAGCGGCCTCTGAGTACCGGCAGCGAAGCTGATCTATACCGGCACCTCGGGCTCGGCTTTATTCCGCCCGAGCTCCGGGAGGATCACGGCGAATTTGAACTCGCCGACGGCGGCAAGGAGCCGGATCTTGTTGCCGAATCGGATATCATGGGCATCCTCCATGCCCACTCCACCTGGAGCGACGGCCGGGCATCAATTCGCGAAATGGCCGAGGCCTGCATCGAACGCGGATACCGCTATCTTTCGATCACCGACCATTCCCGTTCGGCTGCCTATGCCGGGGGACTCTCCATCGATCGCGTCCATGAACAGTGGAAGGAAATCGACCTGCTCAACGACGAGTTCGATAAAAGCGGCACCGGGTTTCGTGTTCTGAAGGGCATTGAATCGGACATCCTCTCTGACGGGAGCCTGGATTATCCGAATGATGTTCTCAGTGGCTTTGACGTGGTGATCGGAAGCGTGCACTCCGGTCTGGATCAGCCGCCGGAGAAAATGCTCGACCGGCTGAAACGGGCCGCGGCTCATCCGCTGATCCACATAATCGGACATCCTACCGGCAGGTTGCTGCTCCAGCGCGACGGCAACAAGGCCGACCTCAACCAACTCATCCCGTTTGCCGCCGAACACCATACGGCGATAGAGATCAATGCCAACCCCAGGCGCCTTGACCTCGACTGGCGCTATGGCCGAAAAGCGAGAGAAGCGGGCATGATGAGCGCGATTTGTCCGGATGCCCATACCATTGAAGGGCTGGACCATGTCCGATACGGAATCGGCACCGCACGGAAAGCCGGCTTCCCGGCCCGGCAGATTCTCAATGCCATGCCTCTTGATGGGCTGATGAACTGGCTTGGACGAAAAAAGTAGCCGTGCTGCAAGCCAAATGACGGAATCCCCGGTCTGCTGCTACTCCTCCTCCCGGTACATTTCGTAGTGCTTTTCACCCGCGCGGATGGCAACATTCAGCCGGTTTTGCGGCGGCGGCAGCGGACAAGTCGTATGCGGGTTGATGGCGCATGGCGGATTATAGGAGACGTTGAAGTCAATGACTGCCGGCTCTCCCGGGGATGGACGGTCGATATAGACAAAACGGCCGCCGGGATAGGTCTCGTCGCCCGTCGTGGCATCGGCAAACGGAATAAAAAGCCGGTCGCCCGTACCCAGGGCCACCATG
Proteins encoded in this region:
- the polX gene encoding DNA polymerase/3'-5' exonuclease PolX; the protein is MPDPVKKDEVVALLEEIGTLMRLSGENEFRAMAFDRAARSIENMDDDINLLIEEHRLTDLKGVGKSIADDIYAFAEIGQVPVREKLRKQVPQGLFRWLDISGMGPKKIYKIHKELGITELSELKERCEDGSVAALPGMGKKSAEKILTSIDWMEQFAERCRIDEAAVIAESFLENLKHADGVEQISIAGSLRRAGETIGDIDILVAAGEDASERIMEQFVTDERVVEVLGHGSTKSSVRTREGRQVDLRIVAPAHFAPALMYFTGSKEHNVAMRRRARERDLQLNEYGLFHQNSEKQADFERPLSTGSEADLYRHLGLGFIPPELREDHGEFELADGGKEPDLVAESDIMGILHAHSTWSDGRASIREMAEACIERGYRYLSITDHSRSAAYAGGLSIDRVHEQWKEIDLLNDEFDKSGTGFRVLKGIESDILSDGSLDYPNDVLSGFDVVIGSVHSGLDQPPEKMLDRLKRAAAHPLIHIIGHPTGRLLLQRDGNKADLNQLIPFAAEHHTAIEINANPRRLDLDWRYGRKAREAGMMSAICPDAHTIEGLDHVRYGIGTARKAGFPARQILNAMPLDGLMNWLGRKK